Proteins encoded by one window of bacterium:
- a CDS encoding ferredoxin: protein MNKVTLTIDGRSVTVPEGTTVLDAAERINITIPRLCHHPDLNPVSACRICVVEVKGDRLLRTACSWKVQEGMEVITNSRVVRDSRRMAMELLLSRHPMRCTECVRNGSCELRACADQLGIREISFEYHQRQGGLDTSSPSIVRDPSKCILCRRCVQTCAMVQSVSALGMEGRGYEVWVDTPFAQGMADVPCVACGQCIDRCPVAALYENSHIDRVWRALDDPNLHVVVQTAPAVRVAIGEEFGLPAGALVTDKLVAGLRRLGFDRVFDTDFTADLTIMEEGYELLDRIKNGGKLPMLTSCSPGWINFIEHFFPTLLPHVSSCKSPQQMFGALAKTYYAEKAGIDAKNLYVVSIMPCTAKKWESGRPEMTSSGFQDVDAVLTTRELATMMKQVGIDLPNLPDEEYDAPLGISTGAAVIFGATGGVMEAALRTVYEVVTKKPLGNVDITAVRGLEGVKEAEIDLDGLKVRAAVANGLANARKLMDKIVAGEADYHFIEIMACPGGCIGGGGQPIPTSMEIRKKRAEAIYKADRGLKIRKSHENPAVQQLYKEYLGEPNSHRAHELLHTHYTAK from the coding sequence TTGAATAAAGTGACTTTGACTATAGACGGAAGAAGCGTGACGGTGCCGGAGGGAACGACCGTCCTGGATGCAGCGGAGAGAATCAACATCACGATTCCGCGATTGTGCCATCATCCGGATTTGAATCCGGTTTCCGCCTGCCGTATTTGCGTGGTGGAGGTAAAAGGCGACCGGCTGCTGCGCACCGCCTGTTCCTGGAAAGTGCAGGAGGGCATGGAAGTGATCACCAACTCGAGAGTGGTGCGCGATTCGCGCAGAATGGCCATGGAACTGCTGTTGTCGCGTCATCCCATGCGCTGCACCGAATGCGTGCGCAATGGAAGCTGTGAGCTGCGCGCCTGTGCGGATCAGCTGGGCATCCGCGAAATCAGTTTTGAATATCATCAGCGTCAGGGCGGCCTGGATACTTCGAGCCCTTCCATCGTCCGCGACCCTTCCAAATGCATTCTCTGCCGCCGCTGCGTGCAGACCTGCGCCATGGTGCAGAGCGTCAGCGCTCTGGGCATGGAAGGCCGCGGCTATGAGGTGTGGGTGGACACGCCGTTCGCTCAAGGCATGGCGGATGTGCCGTGCGTGGCCTGCGGCCAGTGCATCGACCGCTGTCCTGTAGCCGCACTGTACGAGAACAGCCACATCGACCGCGTCTGGCGTGCCTTGGATGATCCCAACCTGCACGTGGTGGTTCAGACAGCGCCGGCGGTGCGCGTGGCGATAGGCGAGGAGTTCGGCCTGCCGGCCGGCGCACTGGTCACTGATAAATTGGTGGCCGGACTGCGCCGTCTGGGTTTCGATAGAGTGTTTGATACCGACTTTACCGCCGACTTGACCATCATGGAAGAGGGTTATGAGCTTCTCGATAGAATTAAAAACGGCGGCAAGCTGCCGATGTTGACCTCCTGCAGCCCCGGATGGATCAATTTCATCGAACACTTTTTCCCAACGCTGCTGCCGCATGTCTCCAGCTGCAAATCCCCACAGCAGATGTTCGGCGCCCTGGCCAAGACCTATTACGCGGAAAAGGCGGGCATCGATGCGAAGAATCTTTATGTGGTCTCGATCATGCCCTGCACGGCGAAAAAGTGGGAAAGCGGCCGGCCGGAGATGACCTCCAGCGGTTTCCAGGATGTCGACGCAGTGCTGACCACCCGCGAATTGGCGACTATGATGAAACAAGTGGGCATCGATCTCCCCAACCTACCGGATGAAGAGTACGATGCGCCTCTTGGCATCTCCACCGGCGCTGCGGTGATTTTTGGCGCCACCGGCGGCGTCATGGAAGCTGCACTGCGCACAGTGTATGAGGTGGTGACGAAAAAGCCGCTGGGAAATGTCGACATCACAGCGGTGCGCGGCCTCGAAGGCGTTAAAGAGGCTGAGATCGATCTGGATGGCCTCAAAGTTCGGGCGGCCGTGGCCAATGGTCTGGCCAATGCCCGCAAGCTGATGGACAAGATCGTCGCCGGAGAGGCTGATTATCATTTTATCGAGATCATGGCCTGTCCGGGCGGTTGCATCGGTGGCGGCGGTCAGCCGATCCCCACTTCCATGGAGATCAGGAAAAAGAGAGCGGAGGCGATTTACAAGGCCGATCGCGGTCTCAAGATTCGCAAATCCCACGAGAATCCGGCGGTCCAGCAGTTGTACAAAGAGTACCTGGGCGAGCCCAACAGCCACCGGGCGCACGAGCTGCTGCACACCCATTACACGGCCAAGTGA
- the nuoF gene encoding NADH-quinone oxidoreductase subunit NuoF, with translation MHRMHIIIAMDPHTISQGARSVKDALVRELALAGLSNEVKVVETGSLGIYNKGVVLVLFPDAVYYAGVKLEDVSEIISEHLLKGRIVERLQYLDVPTEDTHVDEKAPRFGKQVRIVLKNAGVIDPESIEEYIAQNGYEALGRAVTSMKPAQVMEEVKASSLQGRGGAFFPTGLKWSFAAKEKSDVKYIICNADEGEPGTFKDRLILEGDPHAVIEGMALAGYAVGASMGYVYIRGEYHMSIARMQRAIEQARSQGLLGKKIFGSSFNFDLEIREGAGAYICGEETALIESIEGKRGEPRNKPPFPPSVGLWGKPTIVNNVETLANIPQIILNGAAWYKTVGTTASPGTKVFTLVGNINNPGLIEVPMGITLREIIYDIGHGIPNGKGFLFAQLGGTTGGILTAEHLDLPLATETLRTIGSGMGSGALLVVDDSQCVVDLVKTFVEFFNHESCGICTMCREGNGRLLELLEKIADGQGRLQDIELMENLANTMMRCAFCGLGQAAPVPILGCLKYFRQEFIQHVSDKFCRSGKCAIPNAATTQAA, from the coding sequence ATGCATAGAATGCACATCATTATCGCCATGGACCCGCATACCATTTCGCAGGGCGCGCGTTCGGTCAAAGATGCGTTGGTGCGGGAGCTGGCTTTGGCCGGCCTATCCAATGAGGTCAAAGTAGTCGAGACCGGCAGTCTCGGCATCTATAATAAAGGCGTGGTTCTGGTGCTGTTTCCGGATGCGGTCTATTATGCAGGCGTCAAGCTGGAGGATGTTTCTGAAATCATCTCCGAACATCTGCTCAAGGGCCGCATTGTAGAGCGTCTGCAATACCTGGATGTGCCGACTGAGGACACCCACGTGGATGAGAAAGCGCCGAGGTTCGGCAAACAGGTCCGTATTGTGCTGAAGAACGCCGGCGTCATTGATCCGGAATCCATTGAGGAATACATTGCGCAAAACGGTTATGAGGCCTTGGGACGGGCGGTTACATCGATGAAACCCGCCCAGGTCATGGAGGAGGTCAAGGCCAGCAGTCTTCAGGGTCGCGGCGGTGCCTTTTTCCCCACCGGCCTTAAATGGAGCTTTGCCGCTAAAGAGAAATCGGATGTGAAATACATCATTTGCAACGCGGATGAGGGAGAACCCGGCACTTTTAAAGATCGCCTGATTTTGGAAGGCGATCCGCATGCAGTGATCGAGGGCATGGCTCTGGCCGGCTATGCGGTGGGTGCGTCCATGGGGTATGTTTATATCCGCGGTGAATATCATATGTCCATCGCCCGCATGCAACGGGCCATCGAGCAGGCCCGCAGTCAGGGGCTCTTAGGTAAAAAGATCTTTGGCTCCTCTTTCAACTTTGATCTGGAAATCCGTGAGGGCGCCGGCGCCTACATCTGCGGCGAGGAGACGGCTTTGATCGAGTCCATCGAGGGCAAGCGCGGTGAACCGCGCAACAAACCGCCCTTTCCGCCGTCCGTGGGATTATGGGGCAAGCCCACGATCGTGAACAACGTTGAGACGCTGGCAAATATCCCGCAGATCATCCTAAACGGCGCGGCTTGGTATAAAACCGTGGGGACGACCGCCAGTCCGGGCACTAAAGTGTTCACCCTGGTGGGCAACATCAACAATCCGGGTTTGATCGAAGTGCCCATGGGCATTACTCTGCGCGAGATCATCTATGACATCGGACATGGGATTCCCAACGGCAAGGGTTTTCTCTTTGCCCAGCTGGGCGGCACCACCGGCGGCATTCTTACGGCTGAGCATCTGGATCTGCCGCTGGCCACTGAAACGCTGCGTACCATCGGTTCCGGCATGGGTTCCGGCGCTCTGTTGGTGGTGGATGACAGCCAGTGCGTGGTTGATTTGGTTAAAACCTTTGTCGAATTCTTTAATCATGAGTCCTGCGGCATCTGCACCATGTGTCGAGAGGGCAACGGCCGCTTGCTGGAGCTGTTGGAAAAAATTGCCGACGGACAAGGCCGCCTGCAGGATATCGAACTGATGGAAAATCTGGCCAACACCATGATGCGCTGCGCTTTTTGCGGCCTCGGACAGGCGGCGCCGGTGCCCATTCTGGGCTGTCTCAAGTATTTCCGTCAAGAGTTCATCCAGCATGTGAGCGACAAATTCTGTCGATCCGGCAAATGTGCGATCCCGAACGCTGCAACGACCCAGGCAGCCTAA
- the nuoE gene encoding NADH-quinone oxidoreductase subunit NuoE, protein MPDLAKIHDIVKVYEKTPTPLIYILKDVQKEFGALNEPILSEVARITRMPLSEIYGVATFYSLFTTKPKGKHVVRCCNNAPCHVNNSKEVLQKIKEYLQVDMGETTADGLFTLEFTSCLGLCAVAPVMMVDNEVYGNLTPEKALAILKDYKLKGSSNA, encoded by the coding sequence ATGCCTGATCTGGCCAAAATTCACGATATCGTGAAAGTCTATGAAAAGACTCCGACGCCGCTGATCTATATCCTCAAGGATGTACAGAAAGAGTTCGGCGCCTTGAACGAACCGATTCTGTCCGAAGTGGCACGCATCACCCGCATGCCGCTCAGCGAGATTTATGGAGTGGCGACCTTTTACAGTCTGTTCACTACCAAGCCGAAAGGCAAACACGTTGTCCGTTGCTGCAACAACGCCCCCTGCCATGTGAACAATTCCAAAGAGGTGTTGCAGAAGATCAAAGAATATCTGCAGGTGGATATGGGGGAGACCACGGCGGACGGTCTCTTTACCCTCGAGTTCACCAGCTGTCTGGGCCTGTGCGCCGTTGCGCCGGTGATGATGGTCGATAACGAGGTTTACGGCAACCTGACTCCGGAAAAAGCGCTGGCTATCCTTAAAGACTATAAATTGAAAGGGTCCTCCAATGCATAG